Proteins encoded within one genomic window of Deltaproteobacteria bacterium:
- a CDS encoding shikimate kinase, with amino-acid sequence MKGRAVVLMGFMGTGKSEVGRRLAQRLGRSFVDTDQSIEERAGKRIAAIFADEGEAAFRRLEREAVADAVGRGGAVIAVGGGAVIDPDNVRRLRDAGVLVHLTARPEIILRRVGAGVNRPLLRGDPRTAVTRLLAERGPVYAAAADVTIDTSERSAEQVVEEIQQALGRSEQWKSST; translated from the coding sequence ATGAAGGGGCGTGCGGTCGTGTTGATGGGGTTCATGGGGACGGGCAAGAGCGAGGTGGGCCGCCGATTGGCGCAGCGGCTCGGCCGTTCGTTCGTCGACACCGACCAATCGATCGAGGAGCGCGCGGGAAAGCGCATCGCGGCGATCTTCGCCGACGAGGGCGAAGCCGCGTTCCGCCGCCTGGAGCGCGAGGCCGTGGCCGACGCGGTGGGGCGCGGCGGCGCCGTCATTGCGGTCGGTGGCGGAGCGGTGATCGACCCGGACAACGTGCGACGGCTCCGCGACGCCGGTGTGCTCGTCCATCTCACCGCGCGTCCCGAGATCATCCTGCGGCGGGTTGGCGCCGGGGTGAACCGGCCCCTCCTGCGGGGCGATCCGCGCACCGCGGTGACGCGCCTCCTCGCCGAGCGTGGTCCGGTCTACGCGGCGGCGGCGGACGTCACGATCGACACGTCGGAGCGAAGCGCGGAGCAGGTCGTCGAAGAGATCCAACAGGCGCTCGGGCGCTCAGAGCAATGGAAGTCGTCAACGTAG
- a CDS encoding ABC transporter permease, which yields MMRALAAAIGKDFRLLARDRVGLVFLTIAPIVVITVAGFSLASLYGAGPRGTTAYLLPVADEDGGRVGRAFRDALGRHEAVAVEAVGSRVDAAALVERRRAGVALVIPRGASRALAAGRPVDVELLTDPVKYLEIANVRALVQEIRHAIERRARDRAGRRLARLRARMEHTRVDFARSAESLARELEALPGRLAAARAATTAQAHALEADAARELRAAVAEATELQASLASARLAAELGPLRRFVAELEAAEAAFTRWWRTVHRNAGRYADRLPPPPARPRVPFAVSELVRMDPDALAERLVGRTPLPLPDVSVPSVMPPALPTLPAFRVPSLPEPPAIALPGAIEIAERSVTGAPERLNTFDQNVPGFSVTFLLLGMLLGVSLGLLDERDWGTLARLRTMPVALDVTLLAKLVTRFAVGCAQMTLLLIVGRLCFGISLGPEPWALALPTAGIVFAATAFGLVVAGLVRSREAVLPLGSIVIVTMAAVGGCWWPIDLEPPWMQRVALAFPTTWAMAAYNDLMIRRQPLDAALLPTGVLIAHGLAYLAVGLALFRRRRFAAS from the coding sequence ATGATGCGCGCGCTCGCGGCCGCGATCGGCAAGGACTTCCGTTTGCTCGCGCGCGATCGCGTGGGCCTCGTGTTCCTCACGATCGCGCCGATCGTCGTCATCACCGTCGCCGGATTTTCGCTCGCGAGCCTCTACGGCGCCGGCCCGCGCGGCACGACCGCCTACCTGCTGCCGGTCGCCGACGAGGACGGCGGGCGCGTGGGCCGTGCCTTCCGCGACGCCCTCGGCCGCCACGAAGCCGTCGCGGTCGAGGCGGTCGGCAGCCGCGTCGACGCCGCCGCGCTCGTCGAACGCCGGCGGGCAGGCGTGGCGCTCGTGATCCCGCGCGGCGCCTCGCGCGCTCTCGCGGCGGGGCGTCCCGTCGACGTCGAGCTGCTGACCGATCCCGTGAAGTACCTCGAGATCGCGAACGTGCGGGCGCTCGTGCAGGAGATCCGCCACGCCATCGAGCGGCGCGCGCGCGACCGCGCCGGCCGCCGGCTGGCGCGCCTGCGCGCCCGCATGGAGCATACCCGCGTCGATTTCGCGCGTTCGGCGGAGTCGCTGGCGCGCGAACTCGAGGCGCTGCCGGGACGGCTCGCGGCGGCGCGCGCGGCGACCACGGCGCAGGCGCACGCGCTCGAAGCGGATGCGGCGCGAGAGCTGCGGGCGGCGGTCGCCGAGGCGACCGAGCTGCAAGCGAGCCTCGCGAGCGCCCGCCTCGCCGCCGAGCTCGGACCGCTCCGGCGGTTCGTCGCCGAGCTCGAGGCAGCGGAGGCCGCGTTCACGCGCTGGTGGCGCACCGTCCATCGCAACGCCGGACGCTACGCCGACCGGTTGCCGCCTCCGCCGGCGCGCCCCCGCGTCCCGTTCGCGGTGAGCGAACTCGTCCGCATGGACCCCGACGCGCTCGCCGAGCGCCTCGTCGGCAGGACCCCGCTGCCGCTTCCCGACGTCAGCGTGCCCTCCGTGATGCCCCCGGCCCTGCCCACGCTGCCGGCGTTCCGCGTCCCGAGCTTGCCCGAGCCGCCGGCCATCGCGCTCCCCGGCGCCATCGAGATCGCCGAGCGGAGCGTGACCGGCGCGCCCGAGCGCCTGAACACCTTCGACCAGAACGTCCCCGGATTCAGCGTGACGTTCCTCCTCCTCGGCATGCTGCTCGGCGTGTCGCTCGGCCTTCTCGACGAGCGCGACTGGGGGACGCTCGCGCGCCTGCGCACGATGCCGGTGGCGCTCGACGTCACGTTGCTCGCGAAGCTCGTGACACGCTTCGCCGTCGGCTGCGCCCAGATGACGCTCCTGCTGATCGTCGGGCGGCTTTGCTTCGGCATCTCGCTCGGACCCGAGCCCTGGGCGCTCGCGCTCCCGACCGCCGGAATCGTCTTCGCCGCCACCGCCTTCGGACTCGTCGTCGCGGGGCTCGTCCGCTCACGCGAAGCCGTGCTGCCGCTCGGCTCGATCGTCATCGTGACGATGGCGGCGGTCGGGGGCTGCTGGTGGCCGATCGATCTCGAGCCGCCGTGGATGCAGCGCGTGGCGCTGGCGTTCCCGACGACCTGGGCGATGGCCGCCTACAACGATCTCATGATCCGCCGCCAGCCGCTCGACGCCGCCCTCCTGCCGACCGGCGTGCTGATCGCGCACGGCCTCGCGTACCTGGCGGTCGGGCTCGCGCTCTTCCGACGTCGTCGCTTCGCGGCGTCGTGA
- the aroC gene encoding chorismate synthase, giving the protein MLRFLTAGESHGPCLTAIVEGCPAGFPIDIDAVNADMRRRMLGYGRGGRMKIEQDTAELRSGVRFGETLGSPITLVVENRDWKNWTKKMSSRPEDRDAQIPVTRPRPGHADLAGVLKYDHDDVRNVLERASARETAARVAVGGVAKCLLRPFGIVVRAWVAEIGDVVARHAGLDPEAIFAAAEASEVRVADPEAERKIIAAIDDCKKRGDTLGGIVEVVTTGLPPGLGSHVHWDRKLDGRLAHALMSIQAVKGVEIGLGFETARRPGSAVHDEIYFDDAKSAFVRRTNMAGGTEGGMTSGAPLVVRAAFKPLATLMKPLHSVDIGTKAEAKGAIERSDVCAIPAAAVIAEAVVAFVVADAFLEKFGGDSLKEIRRNHEGYLQQMAQF; this is encoded by the coding sequence GTGCTACGCTTTCTCACCGCCGGTGAATCCCACGGACCGTGCCTCACGGCGATCGTCGAAGGCTGCCCGGCGGGTTTTCCGATCGACATCGACGCGGTGAACGCCGACATGCGCCGCCGCATGCTGGGCTACGGCCGCGGCGGTCGCATGAAGATCGAGCAGGACACGGCCGAGCTGCGCTCGGGCGTCCGGTTCGGCGAGACGCTCGGGTCGCCCATCACGCTCGTCGTCGAGAACCGCGACTGGAAGAACTGGACCAAGAAGATGTCGTCGCGTCCCGAGGACCGGGATGCGCAGATTCCGGTCACGCGACCGCGGCCGGGTCACGCCGACCTCGCCGGCGTCCTCAAGTACGACCATGACGACGTGCGGAACGTCCTCGAGCGCGCGAGCGCCCGCGAGACCGCGGCGCGCGTCGCGGTCGGCGGCGTCGCCAAGTGCCTGTTGCGGCCCTTCGGCATCGTCGTGCGCGCCTGGGTCGCCGAGATCGGTGACGTCGTCGCGCGCCATGCGGGTCTCGATCCGGAGGCGATCTTCGCCGCGGCCGAGGCCTCGGAGGTGCGCGTCGCCGACCCGGAGGCCGAGCGCAAGATCATCGCGGCCATCGACGACTGCAAGAAACGCGGCGATACGCTCGGCGGCATCGTCGAGGTCGTGACCACCGGGCTTCCGCCGGGACTCGGCAGCCACGTGCACTGGGATCGCAAGCTCGACGGACGGCTCGCCCACGCGCTCATGAGCATCCAGGCGGTGAAGGGCGTCGAGATCGGGCTCGGCTTCGAGACCGCGCGCCGTCCCGGGTCCGCCGTCCACGACGAGATCTACTTCGACGACGCCAAGAGCGCGTTCGTTCGCCGCACCAACATGGCGGGCGGGACCGAGGGCGGGATGACGTCCGGGGCGCCCCTCGTGGTGCGGGCCGCTTTCAAGCCGCTCGCGACCTTGATGAAGCCGCTGCACTCGGTCGACATCGGCACCAAAGCCGAGGCCAAGGGCGCCATCGAGCGGTCCGACGTCTGCGCGATTCCGGCGGCCGCCGTGATCGCCGAGGCGGTGGTCGCGTTCGTCGTCGCGGACGCCTTCCTCGAGAAGTTCGGCGGGGATTCCTTGAAGGAGATCCGCCGCAACCACGAAGGGTATTTGCAGCAGATGGCGCAGTTCTGA
- the pilQ gene encoding type IV pilus secretin PilQ: protein MRMQEQGLGAAVVKVVGVLLLGFLGCTRTLERPASHGHAKSQMQPATSAQAAPVAAPAAAPQEAVVAAPSVPPASAPIETPVEAELRVHEIRLAERESRAALVVRFSRPVDAVSHFALSSPNRVVIDVAGPVPDVVTNRGYVVSGHGVARVRVGAHEGKLRLVTDVEGRIPSYEVAADGRQVTVLLGETAEPVDEIVYLAPGIAPAVEEPTTAVAAAPAAEPAPAEPAAAPPPVAAPEVALPEVAPPTQLSAEPELAPEPALAAADTTIGEDESAVLAANSSRGGRSGRAKSKAAVASIPGGTIEAAPNSPREYTGQRISLDFKDADIQNVLRILADVSGLNIITTDDVQGKITMRLVEVPWDQALDSILKARGLDMVRDGNIIRVSTVEKLKDEREALRAANEAQAQAEPLKVRYIRVNYAKADEKFVKKVQDILTDRGVATWDERTNTIVVRDIDKGIADAEEMISHFDTQTPQILIEASIVEATENFARDLGIQWGYTYRAGPEVGNSTGQNFPGRVSAGGSGLGTGSGSVAPGQIPAGRVPFLADFPASSVAPGLGSAFDVLLGSLDGSKSLAARLTALEREGKGKIISRPRVVTLNNQAANIESLEILRVKLPSTGTVISTGAGGVAGGSQAATEQIKTGITLTVTPQLSSDGFVFLDVFAKSSALQPPSQSQAPSPDGIPNEISRQAESHVLIKDGETFVLGGVFRNVLNDQDNGVPYLRSIPVLGWAFKNTVTADNRQELLVFITPRSVRARGTEDLASLPSAEDLWQNRSNP, encoded by the coding sequence ATGAGGATGCAGGAGCAGGGTTTGGGAGCGGCGGTGGTGAAGGTGGTTGGTGTCCTGCTCCTCGGCTTTCTGGGATGTACGCGGACGCTCGAACGACCGGCGTCGCATGGGCACGCGAAGTCGCAGATGCAACCTGCGACGAGCGCGCAAGCCGCGCCGGTAGCGGCTCCGGCGGCCGCGCCGCAGGAGGCCGTCGTCGCGGCGCCGAGCGTGCCGCCGGCGAGCGCGCCGATCGAGACGCCCGTCGAGGCGGAGCTCCGCGTTCACGAGATCCGGCTCGCCGAGCGCGAGTCGCGCGCGGCGCTCGTCGTTCGCTTCTCGCGGCCCGTCGATGCCGTCTCCCATTTCGCTTTGAGCTCGCCGAACCGCGTCGTCATCGACGTCGCGGGGCCCGTGCCGGACGTGGTCACGAACCGCGGCTACGTGGTGAGCGGTCACGGCGTGGCGCGCGTACGCGTCGGCGCGCACGAGGGCAAGCTCCGCCTCGTGACGGACGTCGAGGGCCGCATCCCCTCGTACGAGGTCGCGGCGGACGGACGGCAGGTGACCGTCCTGCTCGGCGAGACGGCCGAGCCGGTCGACGAGATCGTGTATCTCGCCCCGGGCATCGCGCCAGCGGTCGAGGAGCCGACCACGGCCGTCGCGGCGGCGCCCGCGGCCGAGCCGGCTCCGGCGGAACCCGCGGCGGCGCCTCCGCCGGTCGCGGCCCCCGAGGTCGCGCTCCCCGAGGTCGCGCCCCCGACCCAGCTTTCCGCGGAGCCCGAGCTCGCCCCCGAGCCGGCGCTCGCGGCGGCCGACACGACCATCGGCGAGGACGAGTCCGCGGTGCTCGCGGCGAACAGCTCGCGCGGCGGCCGTAGCGGCCGCGCGAAGTCCAAGGCCGCCGTCGCCTCCATCCCGGGGGGCACGATCGAGGCGGCGCCGAACTCGCCGCGCGAGTACACCGGCCAGCGCATCTCCCTCGACTTCAAGGACGCCGACATCCAGAACGTGCTGCGCATCCTCGCCGACGTGAGCGGCCTCAACATCATCACGACCGACGACGTGCAGGGGAAGATCACCATGCGCCTCGTCGAGGTGCCGTGGGACCAGGCCCTCGACTCGATCTTGAAGGCGCGCGGCCTCGACATGGTGCGCGACGGCAACATCATCCGGGTCTCGACCGTCGAGAAGCTCAAAGACGAGCGCGAGGCGCTGCGCGCGGCCAACGAGGCGCAGGCGCAGGCCGAGCCGCTCAAGGTCCGCTACATCCGCGTCAATTACGCCAAGGCGGACGAGAAGTTCGTCAAGAAGGTCCAGGACATCCTGACCGATCGCGGGGTCGCGACGTGGGACGAGCGCACCAACACGATCGTCGTGCGCGACATCGACAAGGGCATCGCCGACGCCGAGGAGATGATCTCCCACTTCGACACCCAGACGCCGCAGATTCTGATCGAGGCGAGCATCGTCGAGGCCACCGAGAACTTCGCCCGCGATCTCGGCATCCAGTGGGGGTACACGTATCGGGCCGGCCCCGAGGTCGGGAACTCCACCGGCCAGAATTTCCCCGGCCGCGTCAGCGCCGGCGGCAGCGGCCTCGGCACCGGCTCCGGGTCGGTCGCGCCCGGCCAGATCCCGGCCGGCCGGGTGCCGTTCCTCGCGGACTTTCCCGCGTCGAGTGTCGCTCCGGGCCTCGGCTCGGCCTTCGACGTGCTCCTCGGATCGCTCGACGGCTCGAAGTCGCTCGCCGCGCGCCTCACCGCGCTCGAGCGCGAGGGCAAGGGCAAGATCATCTCGCGGCCGCGCGTCGTGACCCTGAACAATCAGGCGGCCAACATCGAGAGTCTCGAGATCCTGCGCGTCAAGCTGCCGAGCACCGGCACCGTCATCAGCACCGGGGCGGGCGGCGTGGCGGGTGGATCCCAGGCGGCGACGGAGCAGATCAAGACCGGCATCACGCTCACCGTGACGCCGCAGCTCTCCTCGGACGGTTTCGTCTTCCTCGACGTGTTCGCGAAATCGAGCGCGCTCCAGCCGCCGTCACAGTCGCAGGCGCCCTCGCCGGACGGCATTCCGAACGAGATCAGCCGCCAGGCGGAGTCGCACGTGCTCATCAAGGACGGCGAGACCTTCGTGCTCGGCGGCGTCTTCCGCAACGTGCTGAACGATCAGGACAACGGCGTGCCGTACCTGCGGTCGATCCCGGTCCTCGGCTGGGCGTTCAAGAACACCGTGACCGCCGACAACCGCCAGGAGCTCCTGGTCTTCATCACACCACGATCGGTGCGTGCGCGCGGGACGGAGGACCTCGCGAGCCTCCCGTCGGCCGAAGATCTGTGGCAGAATCGCAGCAATCCCTGA
- a CDS encoding right-handed parallel beta-helix repeat-containing protein, translating to MTGAIGRRLWAAAWIASVAFAPSVAGAVTRNVDNSVACSDTAPCTGTPCCTIQFAIGVAVSSDVIVVAAGTYVENLTLGKNVILRGAQSGVPACDRLDTETVVAPAGGVGLTLTLGASSATVDGFTFQGGTRGIDVVGGPLSRLKFFSNRIVGFTDSGAFFGADASSTRFEQNEIDGASATGPNALFHLDGANDFDGLAFLDNCVRNGVRTYGFLAEGTQNVGPNVDAGTPEMADNRFESNRVGVSFGAAAADQMAIARNTFADNLLDGLQGGMQNSSVDGNTFSGNGRYGLLLTSFGDADPAVGAQNVAITSNCFSTNGLGLACGGGTNDGEPCTTDGDCLGGGTCAAALAGTGIFYSDGQAAGTIATNVASDNNLYGNLAGAAYAGGETIDAENNWWGCATGANTAGCDTASVNVDTDPFLTVPSDTTPCEPLAAPTATPTTTGSPVVTPTATATTTSTGTPTPTASASPTATATSTGTPTPTASASPTATATSTGTPTPTASASPTATTTSTGTPTPTASASPTATATSTGTPTPTASASPTATATSTGTPTPTASASPTATTTSTGTPTPTPTATPTGMSTPTATSTADPTETPPPPTATVPGPTPTPGDLDHFQCYETHRPPLRLSGVSLVDHFGASTVRVLRGKRFCAPADKNGEDPTAPLDPDHLAAYTIKQTTPRFTPVRGFIVTNQFGAVALDLVRPDALLVPSAKSHSGPIASYTPAIDHFKCYKARGYFRADSITVTDQFGSIDGAIKRPVRYCAPVDKNGEGILDPNTHLVCYQIRSAAGMPTHDTLYSLNQFGPDTFTVFGPRELCVPSTVL from the coding sequence ATGACGGGAGCGATCGGGCGGAGGCTTTGGGCGGCGGCGTGGATCGCGAGTGTAGCGTTCGCGCCGAGCGTGGCGGGCGCGGTCACGCGCAACGTCGACAACAGCGTCGCGTGCAGTGATACGGCGCCGTGTACGGGAACGCCGTGCTGCACGATCCAGTTCGCGATCGGCGTCGCCGTGAGCAGCGACGTCATCGTCGTCGCCGCCGGTACGTACGTCGAGAACCTGACGCTCGGGAAGAACGTGATCCTGCGCGGCGCCCAGAGCGGCGTGCCGGCATGCGACCGCCTCGACACGGAGACCGTCGTCGCGCCCGCGGGCGGCGTCGGGTTGACGCTGACGCTGGGGGCGTCGAGCGCGACCGTCGACGGGTTCACATTTCAAGGCGGCACGCGCGGCATCGACGTCGTCGGCGGCCCCCTCAGCCGCCTCAAGTTCTTCTCGAACCGGATCGTCGGCTTCACGGACAGCGGCGCGTTCTTCGGCGCCGACGCCAGCAGCACGCGGTTCGAGCAGAACGAGATCGACGGCGCGAGCGCGACCGGCCCGAACGCGCTCTTCCACCTCGACGGGGCCAACGACTTCGACGGTCTCGCCTTCCTGGACAATTGCGTTCGGAACGGCGTCCGTACCTACGGCTTCTTGGCCGAAGGCACGCAGAACGTCGGCCCCAACGTCGATGCGGGGACGCCCGAGATGGCCGACAACCGCTTCGAGAGCAACCGCGTCGGCGTGAGCTTCGGCGCGGCCGCGGCGGACCAGATGGCGATCGCGCGCAACACCTTCGCGGACAACCTCCTCGACGGTCTCCAGGGCGGCATGCAGAACTCCTCGGTCGACGGCAACACCTTCTCGGGGAACGGCCGCTACGGCCTCCTGCTCACGAGCTTCGGCGACGCCGACCCGGCGGTCGGCGCGCAGAACGTCGCGATCACCAGCAACTGCTTCTCGACGAACGGCCTCGGCCTCGCATGCGGCGGCGGCACGAACGACGGCGAGCCGTGCACGACCGACGGCGACTGCCTCGGCGGTGGGACGTGCGCGGCGGCGCTCGCGGGAACGGGCATCTTCTACAGCGACGGACAGGCCGCCGGCACGATCGCGACGAACGTCGCCAGCGACAACAACCTCTACGGCAACCTCGCCGGCGCCGCCTACGCCGGGGGCGAGACGATCGACGCCGAGAACAACTGGTGGGGATGCGCGACCGGCGCCAACACCGCCGGCTGCGACACGGCGTCGGTCAACGTCGACACGGACCCCTTCCTGACCGTGCCTTCGGACACCACGCCGTGCGAGCCGCTCGCCGCGCCGACGGCAACCCCGACGACGACGGGATCGCCGGTCGTGACCCCGACGGCGACCGCGACCACGACGTCCACCGGGACGCCGACGCCGACCGCGAGCGCCTCTCCGACCGCGACCGCGACGTCCACCGGAACACCGACGCCGACCGCGAGCGCCTCTCCGACCGCGACCGCAACATCCACCGGGACGCCGACGCCGACCGCGAGCGCCTCTCCGACCGCGACCACGACGTCCACCGGAACGCCGACGCCGACCGCGAGCGCCTCCCCGACCGCGACCGCAACATCCACCGGGACGCCGACGCCGACCGCGAGCGCCTCTCCGACCGCGACCGCAACATCCACCGGGACGCCGACGCCGACCGCGAGCGCCTCTCCGACCGCGACCACGACGTCCACCGGAACACCGACGCCGACCCCGACGGCGACACCCACCGGCATGTCCACGCCGACCGCGACGAGCACTGCGGACCCGACCGAGACGCCGCCCCCGCCGACCGCCACGGTGCCGGGACCGACGCCGACGCCGGGCGACCTCGACCACTTCCAGTGCTACGAAACGCACCGGCCGCCGCTCCGCTTGAGCGGGGTCTCGCTCGTCGACCATTTCGGCGCGAGCACCGTGCGCGTGCTCCGCGGCAAGCGCTTCTGCGCGCCGGCCGACAAGAACGGCGAGGATCCGACGGCGCCGCTCGATCCCGACCACCTGGCGGCCTACACGATCAAGCAGACGACGCCGCGCTTCACGCCCGTCCGAGGCTTCATCGTGACCAATCAGTTCGGCGCGGTCGCGCTCGACCTGGTGCGACCGGACGCGCTGCTCGTCCCGAGCGCGAAGAGCCACAGCGGCCCGATCGCCAGCTACACGCCGGCGATCGACCACTTCAAGTGCTACAAGGCGCGCGGCTACTTCCGCGCCGACTCGATCACGGTCACCGACCAGTTCGGCTCGATCGACGGCGCCATCAAGCGGCCGGTCCGCTACTGCGCCCCGGTCGACAAGAACGGCGAAGGTATCCTCGACCCGAACACCCACCTCGTCTGCTACCAGATCCGCAGCGCCGCCGGCATGCCGACGCACGACACGCTGTATTCGCTCAATCAGTTCGGTCCCGACACGTTCACGGTGTTCGGACCGCGCGAGTTGTGCGTGCCCTCGACGGTGCTCTGA
- a CDS encoding 3-dehydroquinate synthase, whose product MEVVNVELGDRAYPIYVGAGCLGDLGTRLAETGKRVAVVTNSTIANLYLDDAVASLVRSGFDPAVIQIPDGEEHKNLAWLAFVYDRLIDAGVDRGGAAIALGGGVVGDLTGFAAATYLRGIDLVQVPTTLLAQIDSSIGGKTGINHPAGKNLLGAFKQPRFVLADVECLRTLPRREYVAGLAEAIKTGAILDAELFALLEAELAGILRQERDLLVRVVRRCCQLKALVVVADETESGYRAILNFGHTIGHAIESLTDYTTYLHGEAVAIGMVAAARVSQRLGHCGEATVRRLTTLVDRCGLPTEVPSDLGRDALALAMRTDKKALGGTIKFVCLEGIGTTRFERLGCEDIVRYV is encoded by the coding sequence ATGGAAGTCGTCAACGTAGAGCTTGGGGACCGCGCCTATCCGATCTATGTCGGTGCCGGTTGCCTTGGGGATTTGGGAACGCGTCTCGCGGAGACGGGGAAACGAGTGGCGGTGGTGACCAATTCGACGATCGCGAACCTCTATCTGGACGACGCAGTCGCGTCGCTGGTCCGCAGCGGCTTCGATCCCGCGGTCATCCAGATCCCGGACGGCGAGGAGCACAAGAACCTCGCCTGGCTCGCGTTCGTGTACGACCGGCTGATCGACGCGGGCGTCGACCGCGGCGGCGCGGCGATCGCGCTCGGAGGCGGGGTCGTCGGCGACCTCACGGGCTTCGCCGCGGCCACCTATCTGCGCGGCATCGATCTCGTGCAGGTGCCGACCACGCTGCTCGCCCAGATCGACTCCTCGATCGGCGGCAAGACCGGCATCAACCATCCGGCCGGCAAGAACCTGCTCGGCGCGTTCAAGCAGCCGCGATTCGTGCTCGCCGACGTCGAGTGCCTGCGGACGCTGCCGCGCCGCGAATACGTCGCCGGGCTCGCCGAGGCGATCAAGACCGGCGCGATCCTCGACGCCGAGCTCTTCGCGCTCCTGGAGGCGGAGCTTGCGGGCATCCTGCGGCAGGAGCGCGACCTGCTGGTGCGGGTGGTGCGACGCTGTTGCCAGTTGAAGGCGCTCGTCGTCGTGGCGGACGAGACCGAGAGCGGGTATCGGGCCATCCTCAACTTCGGCCACACGATCGGCCACGCGATCGAGAGCCTCACCGACTACACGACGTATCTGCACGGGGAGGCCGTCGCGATCGGCATGGTCGCGGCCGCGCGCGTTTCGCAGCGGCTCGGACACTGCGGCGAGGCGACCGTGCGCCGGCTCACGACGCTCGTGGACCGCTGTGGGCTCCCGACCGAGGTGCCGAGCGACCTCGGCCGCGACGCGCTCGCCCTCGCCATGCGCACCGACAAGAAGGCGCTTGGAGGGACCATCAAGTTCGTCTGTCTCGAAGGAATCGGCACGACCAGATTCGAGCGGCTCGGCTGTGAAGACATCGTTCGTTACGTCTGA
- a CDS encoding DUF2283 domain-containing protein, translating to MRVKYFLDTDTALLEFTDNAVSETREISESIYVDLDGEGNLVSMTIEHARSNARLHEFSYCEVLGS from the coding sequence ATGAGAGTAAAGTATTTTCTGGACACCGACACCGCCCTGCTCGAGTTTACGGACAACGCTGTGTCCGAAACTCGGGAGATATCCGAAAGCATCTATGTCGATCTCGACGGCGAGGGGAACCTCGTGAGCATGACGATCGAGCACGCGCGCTCTAACGCCAGGCTGCACGAGTTCTCGTACTGCGAAGTGCTGGGATCGTAG
- a CDS encoding pilus assembly protein PilP — protein MAAIAKARAAADKAEQRADRHDAEAAKTVDDAPRGRQAGQKAATVPSGQDAQAPQEQAGAASSDGAPALPTYDARAHRDPFTPPRLNSTADARTPLETYQIGQLKLVGVVAQPPQGYRAMVEDSAGLGYIITTGTPIGSSGGVVRSIESRRVVIEESTRDFYGDVKPKEVVMELPQEDRSP, from the coding sequence ATGGCGGCGATCGCGAAAGCGCGTGCCGCCGCCGACAAGGCGGAGCAGCGGGCCGATCGTCACGACGCGGAAGCCGCGAAGACGGTCGACGACGCACCGCGTGGAAGACAGGCGGGGCAGAAGGCGGCCACCGTCCCTAGCGGTCAGGACGCGCAAGCGCCCCAAGAACAGGCGGGGGCGGCGTCGAGCGACGGGGCGCCGGCGCTTCCCACCTACGATGCGCGCGCCCATCGCGATCCGTTCACGCCGCCTCGCCTCAATTCGACGGCCGATGCCCGGACGCCGCTCGAGACCTACCAGATCGGACAGCTGAAGCTCGTCGGCGTCGTCGCGCAGCCCCCGCAGGGCTATCGCGCGATGGTGGAAGATTCCGCCGGACTAGGCTACATCATCACCACCGGGACGCCCATCGGGTCGAGCGGCGGGGTGGTGCGCAGCATCGAATCCAGACGCGTAGTCATCGAGGAGAGCACTCGCGACTTCTACGGCGACGTGAAGCCGAAAGAGGTCGTGATGGAGCTGCCTCAGGAGGATCGATCGCCATGA